From a region of the Vidua macroura isolate BioBank_ID:100142 chromosome 3, ASM2450914v1, whole genome shotgun sequence genome:
- the LOC128805783 gene encoding uncharacterized protein LOC128805783 isoform X3 produces the protein MGQLCGRCMQLLRDFTGFVQRMSSDLVQGIKECLTLISKCSCLKQNSSKNRQLYKPILQPHERVTAQEFLQHIETDFEMSPLGKDPLEALRTLSFSENLGLQQSAALYYLHMSQHMNIPLPVEHLEPFYALLRSADLEVQQMSSLSLVNFLLEGNIDKELIVQMGLLEPILDLLESEDPTVQCNSCACIMTLAVSESNREAIGAARGVTPLLSLANSYDPRVQQNAVGAILNLTQSEKIQQVLCKEGALPVLAFLLESPDSEVQYYSCAALSNMAANVQHHKALLRPSDRFLLRKLICLLSSSVDKQVSSQACVCLRNLATSVDIQAEMVAENVLPKLCSLLASGSEDVRRASIALLWILSQHPPNQRITESCCVEGLLQTMLLTDTQEDSLRYVTSCLAELAKQEGTMLHMVQWMDEPLTKCLMRLAGQLEHPEPSFHAASIIQHMISHEKMMLLWKHHIGEIQAYLKNFLTHQEVRFQQLGISTFCRLRADPDFSLAFRKSQMAKLLEQVRQQTEETQELLRAAMCHEDS, from the exons ATGGGTCAGCTATGTGGACGGTGCATGCAGCTCCTGCGGGACTTCACAGGCTTTGTTCAGAGGATGTCCTCTGACTTGGTGCAAGGCATCAAGGAATGCTTAACTCTGATAAGCAAATGCTCCtgcttaaaacaaaacagctctAAAAACAGACAGCTGTACAAGCCCATCCTACAGCCTCATGAGAGAGTGACAGCACAGGAGTTTCTGCAGCATATTGAAACAG ATTTTGAAATGTCTCCACTGGGAAAGGACCCTCTGGAAGCCTTGAGGACCTTATCCTTTTCAGAAAACCTAGGTTTACAGCAGTCGGCTGCCCTCTATTACTTGCATATGAGTCAGCACA TGAACATCCCACTCCCTGTGGAGCATTTGGAACCCTTCTATGCCTTACTACGTTCTGCTGACCTGGAGGTGCAGCAGATGTCTTCCTTGTCCCTTGTCAACTTCCTGCTGGAAGGAAATA TTGACAAAGAATTAATTGTCCAAATGGGTTTACTTGAGCCAATTCTGGATCTGCTTGAATCAGAGGATCCCACTGTCCAGTGTAATTCCTGTGCTTGCATCATGACTTTGGCAGTTTCAG AGTCCAACCGAGAGGCTATTGGTGCTGCTAGAGGAGTTACACCCCTACTGTCTCTTGCCAATTCCTATGATCCCAGAGTCCAACAAAACGCAGTTGGTGCTATTCTGAACCTCACACAATCAG AGAAAATCCAACAAGTCCTATGCAAGGAGGGAGCCCTACCAGTTCTTGCCTTTCTGCTGGAATCTCCTGACTCAGAAGTCCAG TATTACAGCTGCGCTGCCCTGAGCAACATGGCAGCCAATGTTCAGCACCACAAAGCCTTGCTGAGACCCAGTGACAGATTCCTGCTGAGGAAACTGATCTGTCTCCTATCCTCTTCTGTGGACAAG CAGGTTTCAAGCCAGGCATGTGTTTGCCTAAGAAATTTGGCTACCAGTG TGGACATCCAGGCTGAGATGGTTGCTGAGAATGTCCTGCCCAAGCTGTGCTCTCTCCTGGCCTCTGGAAGCGAGGACGTGCGTCGTGCCTCCATTGCTCTGCTCTGGATACTCTCCCAGCACCCGCCCAACCAG AGaatcactgagagctgctgtgTCGAAGGTCTCCTCCAGACCATGCTTTTGACTGACACTCAGGAAGACTCCCTTCGTTATGTGACATCCTGCCTTGCTGAGCTAGCAAAGCAAG AAGGAACCATGTTACACATGGTCCAGTGGATGGATGAACCTTTGACAAAATGCTTGATGAGACTGGCTGGCCAACTCGAACATCCTGAGCCATCCTTTCACGCTGCCTCCATCATCCAGCACATGATCAGTCACG AAAAAATGATGCTTTTGTGGAAGCATCACATTGGAGAGATTCAAGCCTACCTCAAGAATTTTCTTACCCACCAAGAGGTCCGTTTTCAGCAGCTGGGCATCTCCACATTCTGCAGACTACGAGCAG ATCCAGACTTTTCATTAGCATTCAGAAAAAGCCAAATGGCCAAACTCCTTGAGCAAGTCCGTcaacaaacagaagaaactCAAGAGCTCCTTAGGGCAGCTATGTGCCATGAAGACAGTTAA
- the LOC128805783 gene encoding uncharacterized protein LOC128805783 isoform X1: protein MGQLCGRCMQLLRDFTGFVQRMSSDLVQGIKECLTLISKCSCLKQNSSKNRQLYKPILQPHERVTAQEFLQHIETDFEMSPLGKDPLEALRTLSFSENLGLQQSAALYYLHMSQHMNIPLPVEHLEPFYALLRSADLEVQQMSSLSLVNFLLEGNIDKELIVQMGLLEPILDLLESEDPTVQCNSCACIMTLAVSESNREAIGAARGVTPLLSLANSYDPRVQQNAVGAILNLTQSEKIQQVLCKEGALPVLAFLLESPDSEVQYYSCAALSNMAANVQHHKALLRPSDRFLLRKLICLLSSSVDKQVSSQACVCLRNLATSVDIQAEMVAENVLPKLCSLLASGSEDVRRASIALLWILSQHPPNQDTLACAELLESLGTLLAAHKTDPVIVGHTACIIKNLSLSKNRQRITESCCVEGLLQTMLLTDTQEDSLRYVTSCLAELAKQEGTMLHMVQWMDEPLTKCLMRLAGQLEHPEPSFHAASIIQHMISHEKMMLLWKHHIGEIQAYLKNFLTHQEVRFQQLGISTFCRLRADPDFSLAFRKSQMAKLLEQVRQQTEETQELLRAAMCHEDS, encoded by the exons ATGGGTCAGCTATGTGGACGGTGCATGCAGCTCCTGCGGGACTTCACAGGCTTTGTTCAGAGGATGTCCTCTGACTTGGTGCAAGGCATCAAGGAATGCTTAACTCTGATAAGCAAATGCTCCtgcttaaaacaaaacagctctAAAAACAGACAGCTGTACAAGCCCATCCTACAGCCTCATGAGAGAGTGACAGCACAGGAGTTTCTGCAGCATATTGAAACAG ATTTTGAAATGTCTCCACTGGGAAAGGACCCTCTGGAAGCCTTGAGGACCTTATCCTTTTCAGAAAACCTAGGTTTACAGCAGTCGGCTGCCCTCTATTACTTGCATATGAGTCAGCACA TGAACATCCCACTCCCTGTGGAGCATTTGGAACCCTTCTATGCCTTACTACGTTCTGCTGACCTGGAGGTGCAGCAGATGTCTTCCTTGTCCCTTGTCAACTTCCTGCTGGAAGGAAATA TTGACAAAGAATTAATTGTCCAAATGGGTTTACTTGAGCCAATTCTGGATCTGCTTGAATCAGAGGATCCCACTGTCCAGTGTAATTCCTGTGCTTGCATCATGACTTTGGCAGTTTCAG AGTCCAACCGAGAGGCTATTGGTGCTGCTAGAGGAGTTACACCCCTACTGTCTCTTGCCAATTCCTATGATCCCAGAGTCCAACAAAACGCAGTTGGTGCTATTCTGAACCTCACACAATCAG AGAAAATCCAACAAGTCCTATGCAAGGAGGGAGCCCTACCAGTTCTTGCCTTTCTGCTGGAATCTCCTGACTCAGAAGTCCAG TATTACAGCTGCGCTGCCCTGAGCAACATGGCAGCCAATGTTCAGCACCACAAAGCCTTGCTGAGACCCAGTGACAGATTCCTGCTGAGGAAACTGATCTGTCTCCTATCCTCTTCTGTGGACAAG CAGGTTTCAAGCCAGGCATGTGTTTGCCTAAGAAATTTGGCTACCAGTG TGGACATCCAGGCTGAGATGGTTGCTGAGAATGTCCTGCCCAAGCTGTGCTCTCTCCTGGCCTCTGGAAGCGAGGACGTGCGTCGTGCCTCCATTGCTCTGCTCTGGATACTCTCCCAGCACCCGCCCAACCAG GACACGCTGGCATGTGCTGAGCTACTGGAGAGCCTGGGGACGTTACTGGCAGCACATAAAACAGACCCTGTGATTGTTGGACATACTGCTTGCATCATCAAAAACCTGAGCCTTTCCAAAAACAGACAG AGaatcactgagagctgctgtgTCGAAGGTCTCCTCCAGACCATGCTTTTGACTGACACTCAGGAAGACTCCCTTCGTTATGTGACATCCTGCCTTGCTGAGCTAGCAAAGCAAG AAGGAACCATGTTACACATGGTCCAGTGGATGGATGAACCTTTGACAAAATGCTTGATGAGACTGGCTGGCCAACTCGAACATCCTGAGCCATCCTTTCACGCTGCCTCCATCATCCAGCACATGATCAGTCACG AAAAAATGATGCTTTTGTGGAAGCATCACATTGGAGAGATTCAAGCCTACCTCAAGAATTTTCTTACCCACCAAGAGGTCCGTTTTCAGCAGCTGGGCATCTCCACATTCTGCAGACTACGAGCAG ATCCAGACTTTTCATTAGCATTCAGAAAAAGCCAAATGGCCAAACTCCTTGAGCAAGTCCGTcaacaaacagaagaaactCAAGAGCTCCTTAGGGCAGCTATGTGCCATGAAGACAGTTAA
- the LOC128805783 gene encoding uncharacterized protein LOC128805783 isoform X2, giving the protein MGQLCGRCMQLLRDFTGFVQRMSSDLVQGIKECLTLISKCSCLKQNSSKNRQLYKPILQPHERVTAQEFLQHIETDFEMSPLGKDPLEALRTLSFSENLGLQQSAALYYLHMSQHMNIPLPVEHLEPFYALLRSADLEVQQMSSLSLVNFLLEGNIDKELIVQMGLLEPILDLLESEDPTVQCNSCACIMTLAVSESNREAIGAARGVTPLLSLANSYDPRVQQNAVGAILNLTQSEKIQQVLCKEGALPVLAFLLESPDSEVQYYSCAALSNMAANVQHHKALLRPSDRFLLRKLICLLSSSVDKVSSQACVCLRNLATSVDIQAEMVAENVLPKLCSLLASGSEDVRRASIALLWILSQHPPNQDTLACAELLESLGTLLAAHKTDPVIVGHTACIIKNLSLSKNRQRITESCCVEGLLQTMLLTDTQEDSLRYVTSCLAELAKQEGTMLHMVQWMDEPLTKCLMRLAGQLEHPEPSFHAASIIQHMISHEKMMLLWKHHIGEIQAYLKNFLTHQEVRFQQLGISTFCRLRADPDFSLAFRKSQMAKLLEQVRQQTEETQELLRAAMCHEDS; this is encoded by the exons ATGGGTCAGCTATGTGGACGGTGCATGCAGCTCCTGCGGGACTTCACAGGCTTTGTTCAGAGGATGTCCTCTGACTTGGTGCAAGGCATCAAGGAATGCTTAACTCTGATAAGCAAATGCTCCtgcttaaaacaaaacagctctAAAAACAGACAGCTGTACAAGCCCATCCTACAGCCTCATGAGAGAGTGACAGCACAGGAGTTTCTGCAGCATATTGAAACAG ATTTTGAAATGTCTCCACTGGGAAAGGACCCTCTGGAAGCCTTGAGGACCTTATCCTTTTCAGAAAACCTAGGTTTACAGCAGTCGGCTGCCCTCTATTACTTGCATATGAGTCAGCACA TGAACATCCCACTCCCTGTGGAGCATTTGGAACCCTTCTATGCCTTACTACGTTCTGCTGACCTGGAGGTGCAGCAGATGTCTTCCTTGTCCCTTGTCAACTTCCTGCTGGAAGGAAATA TTGACAAAGAATTAATTGTCCAAATGGGTTTACTTGAGCCAATTCTGGATCTGCTTGAATCAGAGGATCCCACTGTCCAGTGTAATTCCTGTGCTTGCATCATGACTTTGGCAGTTTCAG AGTCCAACCGAGAGGCTATTGGTGCTGCTAGAGGAGTTACACCCCTACTGTCTCTTGCCAATTCCTATGATCCCAGAGTCCAACAAAACGCAGTTGGTGCTATTCTGAACCTCACACAATCAG AGAAAATCCAACAAGTCCTATGCAAGGAGGGAGCCCTACCAGTTCTTGCCTTTCTGCTGGAATCTCCTGACTCAGAAGTCCAG TATTACAGCTGCGCTGCCCTGAGCAACATGGCAGCCAATGTTCAGCACCACAAAGCCTTGCTGAGACCCAGTGACAGATTCCTGCTGAGGAAACTGATCTGTCTCCTATCCTCTTCTGTGGACAAG GTTTCAAGCCAGGCATGTGTTTGCCTAAGAAATTTGGCTACCAGTG TGGACATCCAGGCTGAGATGGTTGCTGAGAATGTCCTGCCCAAGCTGTGCTCTCTCCTGGCCTCTGGAAGCGAGGACGTGCGTCGTGCCTCCATTGCTCTGCTCTGGATACTCTCCCAGCACCCGCCCAACCAG GACACGCTGGCATGTGCTGAGCTACTGGAGAGCCTGGGGACGTTACTGGCAGCACATAAAACAGACCCTGTGATTGTTGGACATACTGCTTGCATCATCAAAAACCTGAGCCTTTCCAAAAACAGACAG AGaatcactgagagctgctgtgTCGAAGGTCTCCTCCAGACCATGCTTTTGACTGACACTCAGGAAGACTCCCTTCGTTATGTGACATCCTGCCTTGCTGAGCTAGCAAAGCAAG AAGGAACCATGTTACACATGGTCCAGTGGATGGATGAACCTTTGACAAAATGCTTGATGAGACTGGCTGGCCAACTCGAACATCCTGAGCCATCCTTTCACGCTGCCTCCATCATCCAGCACATGATCAGTCACG AAAAAATGATGCTTTTGTGGAAGCATCACATTGGAGAGATTCAAGCCTACCTCAAGAATTTTCTTACCCACCAAGAGGTCCGTTTTCAGCAGCTGGGCATCTCCACATTCTGCAGACTACGAGCAG ATCCAGACTTTTCATTAGCATTCAGAAAAAGCCAAATGGCCAAACTCCTTGAGCAAGTCCGTcaacaaacagaagaaactCAAGAGCTCCTTAGGGCAGCTATGTGCCATGAAGACAGTTAA